One genomic segment of Ignavibacteriota bacterium includes these proteins:
- a CDS encoding response regulator transcription factor: MNTKILLVDDHLILREGLRSMLSKQPDFEIIGEAENGTLAIEQAEKLHPHVIVMDVSLPDINGIEATKTILSFSPATKIIALSMHSEKRFVMNMLRAGASGYLLKDCAFEELISAIRFVLTGNLYISPTLGSEIIKDYLKQISHLPDDEIDVLTPKEREILKLLASGKALKEIAYDLNISVKTAETHRQHITEKLGIYTTAELTQYAIVKGVIVLGK; encoded by the coding sequence ATGAATACTAAAATACTCCTTGTGGATGACCACCTGATTTTACGGGAAGGTCTTCGTAGCATGTTATCGAAACAACCCGATTTTGAAATTATCGGGGAAGCGGAAAACGGAACGCTCGCCATTGAACAAGCCGAGAAGTTACATCCGCATGTCATCGTGATGGATGTATCCCTTCCCGATATTAACGGAATCGAAGCGACGAAAACAATACTTTCATTCAGCCCGGCAACGAAAATCATTGCTCTCTCGATGCATTCCGAAAAACGATTTGTCATGAATATGCTTCGTGCAGGCGCCTCCGGTTACTTACTGAAAGATTGCGCGTTCGAAGAATTGATTTCAGCAATTCGATTCGTGTTGACGGGAAATCTCTACATCAGTCCAACGCTCGGGAGCGAGATTATTAAAGATTACCTGAAACAAATTTCTCACCTGCCGGATGATGAAATAGATGTTCTTACACCGAAGGAACGGGAAATTCTCAAACTTCTTGCTTCCGGGAAAGCCCTGAAAGAAATTGCCTACGATTTGAACATCAGTGTGAAGACTGCGGAAACGCATCGCCAGCACATCACGGAAAAATTGGGGATTTACACCACAGCCGAGTTGACGCAATACGCTATCGTGAAGGGCGTTATCGTGTTGGGAAAATAA